From Parvularculales bacterium, the proteins below share one genomic window:
- a CDS encoding transferrin-binding protein-like solute binding protein, whose protein sequence is MTLFFRSAQVRLTLTTAFALTLLAACGGGGGSSGGPVLGSFASLSQHGNTISANTLTVARTAAGTSDAASAAGAGAVTQSSNADMTSMATTDIADATVMIPETGARSYRLDTAADTTFLDSGADAEPDTAIRLGRLYSTTESPASYQEVVLLHDGANRTAMLAHDRTVLEDGTAASDYFVWGLWVDAPAEGEVAMFEYGAFAEGTTPSAQMDLIHQNLIGEATYNGHAVGAALVSDETTNPFVADVSLTADFGIGAALGSIGGSVNNFRYQNGNGPVSSVVLESTNIGAVAMSSGFFTGDTSAMMVDEMMAETPVAMSAGNWGGQFYGDLDAVSDANIVMNTPGSVAGTFGVQVPDGFALLGAFKADHTGSALTWQPAAFAASPMFVMASNGTDDSANHARLTELKNITTATGAEFRFSTPVTATSVPLLGLAAGCNSSTSCTYELGSTIQSLTFSAQETDFFFTGPLDFRTDNTTNEVTEDSMTAGIGGNTTLVQARLEGTALPDNVATEFDSFGGWLEDMAFAAVRIEAGTETYFNGYTIGVPSGSTPAETGSALWRGTAVASVKADDTFIQGEAEISVDFANTNVDATFDNWHNTQGMAMTSITAVTIEDAPFTTGGFEIAGVAGGDPVPEKIYGRFYGTGHERVGGVFDTSALNGAFGAMRQ, encoded by the coding sequence ATGACTCTATTCTTTCGCAGCGCTCAAGTACGCCTGACCCTCACCACGGCTTTCGCCCTCACACTTCTGGCCGCCTGTGGCGGTGGTGGCGGTTCTTCGGGGGGACCGGTGCTGGGGTCGTTCGCGTCCCTGTCGCAACACGGTAATACCATCAGCGCCAACACACTGACCGTTGCCCGGACGGCTGCGGGTACAAGCGACGCTGCCAGTGCGGCCGGCGCGGGCGCCGTGACGCAGTCCTCAAATGCTGATATGACTTCCATGGCAACTACAGATATAGCCGATGCAACGGTCATGATCCCCGAAACGGGCGCAAGAAGCTATAGGCTGGACACTGCGGCGGATACAACATTTCTGGATAGCGGTGCCGATGCCGAACCTGATACGGCAATAAGGCTCGGACGCCTTTATTCGACTACGGAAAGCCCTGCATCCTATCAGGAAGTGGTCCTGTTGCATGACGGGGCGAACAGAACCGCCATGCTGGCACATGACAGAACGGTACTTGAGGACGGTACGGCTGCCAGTGACTATTTCGTCTGGGGCCTTTGGGTCGACGCGCCGGCTGAAGGCGAGGTAGCCATGTTTGAATATGGTGCTTTTGCCGAGGGGACCACGCCTTCCGCACAGATGGATCTTATTCATCAAAATTTAATCGGAGAGGCAACGTATAACGGTCACGCCGTCGGTGCGGCTCTGGTGTCCGACGAGACGACAAATCCGTTTGTCGCCGATGTTAGCCTTACTGCCGATTTTGGAATTGGCGCTGCACTGGGAAGCATTGGCGGGTCCGTCAATAATTTCCGCTACCAGAATGGAAACGGCCCCGTCTCCAGCGTCGTTCTGGAGTCGACTAATATTGGAGCCGTTGCCATGAGTAGCGGGTTCTTCACGGGCGATACAAGCGCGATGATGGTCGACGAGATGATGGCCGAGACGCCCGTGGCGATGTCGGCCGGGAACTGGGGCGGTCAGTTTTACGGAGATCTGGACGCTGTCTCCGATGCCAACATCGTTATGAACACTCCAGGGTCCGTTGCCGGAACATTCGGCGTGCAGGTTCCTGACGGCTTTGCCCTGCTGGGGGCCTTCAAGGCCGATCACACGGGATCAGCCTTAACCTGGCAACCTGCCGCATTCGCCGCATCACCGATGTTCGTAATGGCCAGTAACGGCACTGATGACTCGGCAAATCACGCCAGGCTGACAGAGTTGAAAAACATAACAACGGCCACCGGTGCGGAATTTAGATTTTCAACCCCGGTGACGGCTACCTCAGTTCCACTGCTTGGCTTAGCCGCCGGTTGTAATAGTAGTACCTCCTGTACATATGAACTGGGTAGTACAATACAAAGCCTTACTTTCTCGGCACAAGAGACGGATTTCTTTTTTACAGGACCACTCGATTTTCGCACCGATAATACCACGAACGAAGTCACAGAGGATAGTATGACGGCCGGTATAGGGGGCAATACTACTCTCGTGCAGGCACGGTTGGAAGGCACAGCACTGCCAGACAATGTCGCTACGGAATTTGATTCATTCGGAGGATGGCTTGAGGACATGGCTTTCGCGGCGGTACGAATTGAGGCGGGAACCGAAACCTATTTCAACGGTTATACAATCGGTGTGCCCAGCGGTTCTACTCCCGCAGAAACCGGGAGCGCCCTCTGGAGAGGGACCGCCGTTGCTTCGGTAAAAGCGGACGACACATTCATCCAGGGAGAGGCGGAGATCAGCGTTGATTTCGCCAATACCAATGTTGATGCCACGTTTGACAACTGGCACAATACACAAGGAATGGCCATGACATCTATTACGGCCGTCACTATTGAAGATGCGCCTTTCACCACCGGAGGATTTGAAATTGCGGGCGTGGCAGGCGGCGATCCTGTCCCTGAAAAAATCTATGGACGCT